One Doryrhamphus excisus isolate RoL2022-K1 chromosome 17, RoL_Dexc_1.0, whole genome shotgun sequence genomic region harbors:
- the clcn1b gene encoding chloride channel protein 1: MVESNDELYGEYREQLGNFARREAARLLRERQWRRQAGENNATTARKGAGRRHQHHHHHPVSLESHHSHQSSSTNKPHPYSKCQDCLARVRRYIVTKMGEDWIFLVLLGLTMALVSWSMDYASAKSLQAYKWIHGELKGNVALQYLAWISYPMILVMFASLFCHLVSPQAIGSGIPELKTILRGVVLKEYLTLKAFVAKVIGLTAGLGSGMPVGKEGPFVHIASICAAVLSRFMSIFSGVYENGTHNQDLLVCACAVGVATCFGAPIGGVLFSIEVTSTYFAVRNYWRGYFAATFSAFIFRVLSVWNKDAVTITALFKTNFRMDFPFDLQELPAFAIIGISCGFLGAFFVYLNRQVVLFMRRPTALTRFLTKHRLIYPGAVTLIIATFTFPPGFGQFMAGELMPRECINSLFDNFTWTKISPSSLPPGLGRSAVWLHPQVSVFVILLLFLVMKFWMSAVSTTMPIPSGAFMPVFILGAAFGRLVGEIMATLFPNGILFDGIVYRILPGGYAVIGAAAMTGAVTHTVSTAVICFELTGQISHILPMMVAVILANMVAQGLQPSLYDSIIQVKKLPYLPELALGHISKYNIFVEDIMVRKVKFLSSRSTYRELNHLLETTTLKTIPLVDSKESMILLGSIERTELQAVIDWWLSTARRVFERGQGSPAQDSKISWESFTFVDEEGGEEVAEKSGAVPDECNGPIPSSKAQETSSNHTSSDKRKTPSVKRTLQRLFSSSSSTGQTDTQETPAPTLNDTMSPEEIKAWEETEMDKPMDMEQIRIDPSPFQLVERTSLHKTHTLFSLLGLSHAYVTSIGKLVGVVALKELQKAIEGSTRSGVRLRPPLASFRDASRKTKKHQPPSSTPSSPTWDRDLWGEGSRREGELARKESKEDSRVEMSACDAPSSFGTTGSGEGDSVTTHEPVLPSTSSPVSASPTDSPSSPSSPVLTLSSLQEERESEESDEPI; this comes from the exons ATGGTGGAGTCAAATGATGAG CTGTACGGAGAGTACAGGGAACAACTGGGAAACTTCGCCCGACGGGAGGCGGCCCGTTTGCTGAGAGAGAGACAATGGCGCAGACAGGCAGGAGAGAACAATGCCACGACGGCACGCAAAGGGGCCGGGCGGCggcatcaacatcatcatcatcatcccgtCTCCTTAGAGTCACATCACAGTCACCAGTCATCATCCACCAACAAGCCACACCCTTACTCCAAATGTCAAG ATTGTTTGGCTCGTGTGAGGCGGTACATCGTGACCAAGATGGGCGAGGACTGGATCTTCCTGGTTCTCCTGGGCCTGACCATGGCGCTGGTCAGCTGGAGTATGGACTACGCCAGCGCCAAGAGCCTACAAG CCTACAAGTGGATACATGGGGAGCTGAAGGGCAACGTGGCGCTGCAGTACCTGGCCTGGATTAGCTATCCCATGATCCTTGTCATGTTCGCTTCGCTCTTCTGCCACCTGGTTTCCCCGCAGGCCATCG GTTCCGGTATTCCTGAGCTTAAAACCATCCTGAGAGGGGTGGTCctgaaggagtatctgaccttGAAGGCATTCGTGGCGAAGGTCATTGGACTGACAGCGGGTTTAGGCAGTGGGATGCCGGTGGGCAAAGAG GGTCCATTCGTTCACATCGCCAGTATCTGCGCCGCAGTCCTTAGTCGCTTCATGTCCATCTTCTCTGGCGTCTATGAG AACGGCACCCATAACCAGGACCTgttggtgtgtgcgtgtgctgtGGGAGTGGCCACTTGTTTCGGTGCCCCCATAGGAG GGGTGTTGTTCAGTATTGAGGTCACGTCTACCTACTTTGCAGTGAGGAATTACTGGCGGGGATATTTTGCCGCCACATTCAGCGCCTTCATATTCAGGGTGCTCTCTGTGTGGAACAAGGATgctg TCACAATAACTGCTCTCTTCAAAACCAACTTCCGCATGGATTTCCCCTTTGACCTGCAAGAGCTGCCAGCATTTGCAATAATAGg GATCTCATGCGGCTTCTTAGGGGCGTTCTTTGTCTACCTGAACAGACAGGTGGTTCTGTTCATGAGAAGACCGACGGCGCTCACACGCTTTCTGACGAAGCA tCGGTTGATCTATCCAGGCGCAGTCACACTGATCATCGCCACCTTCACATTTCCTCCAGGATTCGGACAGTTTATGGCAGGCGAG CTAATGCCCCGAGAGTGTATCAACTCACTTTTTGACAACTTCACTTGGACCAAAATCTCCCCGTCATCGCTTCCTCCCGGCTTGGGACGCTCCGCCGTGTGGCTTCACCCTCAAGTCAGCGTTTttgtcatcctcctcctcttccttgtcATGAAG TTCTGGATGTCAGCAGTTTCCACCACCATGCCCATCCCCTCAGGCGCCTTCATGCCAGTGTTCATATTAG GAGCCGCTTTCGGTCGCCTCGTAGGGGAGATCATGGCCACGTTGTTCCCAAACGGAATCCTATTTGATGGGATTGTGTACCGCATCCTGCCGGGAGGTTACGCCGTCATTG GTGCGGCGGCCATGACGGGAGCCGTCACGCATACAGTTTCCACCGCCGTGATCTGCTTTGAGCTGACGGGTCAGATTTCTCACATCCTCCCCATGATGGTGGCGGTCATTCTCGCCAACATGGTGGCTCAGGGTTTGCAGCCTTCACTCTATGACTCCATCATCCAGGTGAAGAAGCTGCCCTACCTGCCCGAGTTGGCCCTGGGTCACATCAG CAAGTACAACATTTTTGTGGAGGACATCATGGTGCGGAAGGTCAAGTTCTTGTCGTCTCGCTCTACCTATCGTGAACTGAATCATCTGCTGGAGACCACAACATTAAAGACCATCCCCTTGGTTGACTCCAAAG AATCCATGATTCTCCTGGGCTCCATCGAGAGGACGGAGCTTCAAGCCGTCATCGACTGGTGGCTCTCAACAGCCAGGCGGGTCTTTGAAAGAGGTCAGGGTTCTCCAGCCCAGGActccaaaatcagctgggaatCGTTCACCTTTGTAGACGAGGAGGGTGGAGAAGAGGTCGCGGAGAAG AGTGGAGCGGTCCCAGATGAATGTAACGGTCCCATCCCGTCTTCGAAAGCTCAGGAAACCTCCAGCAATCATACAAGCTCAG acaagcgTAAAACACCTTCTGTCAAGAGGACTCTTCAGAGACTCTTCTCCTCTTCGTCATCGACAGGACAGACTGACACTCAG GAGACACCAGCCCCAACATTAAATGACACCATGTCCCCAGAGGAG ATCAAAGCCTGGGAGGAGACCGAGATGGACAAACCGATGGACATGGAACAGATCCGCATTGACCCCTCCCCTTTTCAGCTGGTGGAAAGAACGTCTTTGCACAAG ACCCACACACTGTTCTCTCTGCTGGGTCTCAGTCACGCCTACGTCACAAGCATTGGCAAGCTGGTGGGTGTGGTCGCACTCAAAGAG TTACAGAAAGCCATCGAGGGCTCAACTCGGAGCGGCGTGCGCCTCCGTCCGCCATTGGCCAGCTTCCGAGACGCCAGCAGGAAAACCAAGAAGCACCAGCCTCCTTCCTCCACCCCTTCCTCTCCCACGTGGGACAGAGACCTTTGGGGCGAGGGCAGCAGAAGAGAGGGGGAGCTGGCCAGGAAGGAGTCCAAGGAGGATTCCAGAGTAGAGATGTCCGCCTGTGACGCTCCCTCCTCTTTTGGCACCACGGGGAGCGGTGAAGGTGACTCGGTCACCACTCACGAGCCGGTCTTACCTTCCACTTCCTCCCCAGTCTCGGCATCACCCACAGATTCTCCCAGCTCACCCTCCAGTCCTGTCCTCACGCTGTCCTCTCTGCAGGAGGAGCGGGAGAGCGAGGAGTCGGACGAGCCCATCTAG
- the LOC131105046 gene encoding protein FAM131B-like — MGCIGSRRLTADGVPVQKDGEQHGRSEFSWEGINLSMEDTTSILPRLKRNSNAYGIGALAKSSLSGVSGVTRSMKERVTKPTAMAQGRVAHMIEWQNWGMQTVGSGGLPQSRISTQEREKERRLENDAYSDLSDGEKEARFAAGILQQFAISEATLLAWSSMDGESPRSGSNQGSVAHLSEVNQESITSRDQILHHSSAEVWPHTYVSQGHYCLSSSDAWDPINNDPSGVASPPAGSYLVGTEGYDGQAAAHFLSQQQQQQQQQFSLQQQSQLQQLQQIQQMQHYQQQQLLQYQQQQLHSANHSLQATPNSTIHSLVHQVHPPLVDLWNTGQMEAYQVEAGGYMGVAAVVEPSLCVPGGEELVGNEHSPLLEQQEEEEDIKDGEVTLCMEPESAMLTPPTQPGDASGASSPGQPLPEPMVEQKASDAATTSGSLAHTLQEEEEEEEEGQQQQQQQQQEGSAASMATN; from the exons CAGCAGATGGCGTGCCAGTCCAGAAGGATGGGGAGCAG CATGGCCGCTCAGAATTTTCATGGGAAGGAATCAAT CTGTCTATGGAGGACACCACGTCGATCCTGCCGCGCCTCAAGAGGAACTCAAACGCCTACGGCATTGGAGCTCTGGCTAAGTCTTCTCTGTCAGGTGTGTcag GTGTGACCCGCTCCATGAAGGAAAGAGTGACCAAGCCCACGGCCATGGCTCAGGGTCGCGTCGCTCACATGATTGAGTGGCAGAACTGGGGCATGCAGACAGTAGGCTCGGGGGGCCTCCCCCAGTCCCGTATCAGCACCCAGGAGCGGGAAAAGGAGCGGCGGCTAGAGAACGACGCCTACAGTGACCTGAGCGACGGCGAGAAGGAAGCTCGATTCGCCGCAG GTATCCTGCAGCAGTTTGCCATTTCGGAGGCCACCCTCCTGGCCTGGTCATCCATGGATGGCGAGAGCCCTCGGTCAGGTTCAAACCAGGGCAGCGTGGCCCATCTGAGCGAGGTCAACCAGGAGAGCATCACCAGTCGAG ACCAGATCTTGCACCACTCCTCAGCGGAGGTGTGGCCCCACACCTACGTCTCCCAGGGACACTACTGCCTCTCATCCTCGGATGCCTGGGATCCCATCAACAACGACCCGTCGGGTGTGGCGTCTCCTCCCGCCGGCTCCTACCTCGTGGGGACTGAGGGCTACGACGGGCAGGCAGCCGCTCACTTCCTgtcgcagcagcagcaacagcagcagcagcagttcaGCCTGCAGCAGCAGAGCCagctgcagcagctgcagcagatCCAACAGATGCAGCActaccagcagcagcagctcctgCAGTATCAGCAGCAACAG CTGCACAGCGCCAACCACTCCTTGCAAGCGACCCCCAACAGCACCATTCACAGCCTGGTCCACCAAGTGCACCCGCCCCTGGTTGACCTGTGGAACACGGGACAGATGGAGGCCTATCAGGTGGAGGCTGGAGGCTACATGGGCGTGGCGGCCGTGGTGGAACCCAGCCTCTGTGTTCCTGGCGGAGAGGAGCTGGTGGGGAACGAACACTCACCACTGTTGGAGCagcaggaagaagaggaggacatTAAG GATGGCGAGGTGACACTGTGTATGGAACCCGAGTCTGCCATGTTGACTCCGCCCACGCAGCCGGGGGACGCCTCCGGCGCAAGTAGTCCGGGGCAACCGCTGCCAGAGCCGATGGTGGAGCAGAAGGCCTCCGACGCCGCGACCACGTCCGGCAGCCTCGCTCACACGCtacaggaggaggaagaagaagaagaggagggccagcagcagcagcagcagcagcagcaagaaGGGTCGGCTGCTTCCATGGCAACCAACTGA